A genomic segment from Halomonas sp. GD1P12 encodes:
- a CDS encoding DMT family transporter encodes MQTSTYQRGLMIVVLGVVFLSFDGLLIRLAATDGFTIVFWRGFLMFCVLGALCLARRKLSTLRVHPVASLVSATLLGLISALFVLAVMNASVANVVVILSTAPLFAAIFSRVFLGERVALRTLIAIALCMLGMGLVFLGEGAAGMLLGNLFALAAALAIGGNLTLLRRYPGIDTITVIAGGGLLSSAIAWPMASPFALEAPQFGVLTLMGLVQMPLATVLINSATRYLPSTEVALFYLVETALGTLWVWWLLGEEPTASTLAGGVVVITVLVIHAGIGLRRERQRLRLEPGVAVK; translated from the coding sequence ATGCAGACCAGTACCTACCAGCGCGGCCTGATGATCGTCGTTCTGGGCGTCGTTTTTTTGAGCTTCGACGGGCTGTTGATTCGCCTGGCCGCGACCGACGGCTTCACCATCGTGTTCTGGCGCGGTTTTCTGATGTTCTGCGTGCTGGGCGCACTCTGTTTGGCGCGCCGAAAACTCTCGACGCTGCGCGTGCATCCGGTGGCCTCGCTGGTCTCGGCTACGCTGTTGGGCCTGATCTCGGCGCTGTTCGTGTTGGCGGTGATGAACGCAAGCGTGGCCAACGTAGTGGTGATTTTGAGCACCGCGCCGCTGTTCGCCGCGATTTTCTCGCGCGTGTTTCTCGGCGAGCGAGTAGCGCTTCGCACGCTGATCGCCATCGCGCTGTGCATGCTGGGCATGGGGCTGGTGTTTCTCGGCGAGGGGGCGGCGGGGATGCTTCTGGGCAACCTCTTCGCGCTGGCCGCGGCGCTTGCGATCGGCGGCAATCTCACGCTGCTGCGCCGCTACCCCGGCATCGACACGATCACCGTGATCGCCGGCGGTGGGCTTCTGTCCTCGGCGATTGCCTGGCCGATGGCCTCGCCGTTTGCCCTGGAGGCGCCGCAGTTTGGCGTGCTGACGCTGATGGGGCTCGTTCAGATGCCGCTGGCGACCGTGTTGATCAACAGCGCCACGCGCTATCTGCCCTCGACCGAGGTGGCGCTGTTTTATCTGGTGGAAACCGCGCTGGGTACGCTCTGGGTGTGGTGGCTTCTGGGTGAAGAGCCCACCGCCTCGACGCTTGCCGGCGGGGTGGTGGTAATTACGGTGCTGGTGATACACGCCGGTATTGGCTTACGGCGCGAGCGTCAGAGGCTGAGGTTAGAACCGGGGGTGGCCGTAAAATAA
- a CDS encoding aromatic ring-hydroxylating oxygenase subunit alpha: MNNSSDYTQNDPLAAMREETVEMLESRARTYSLPQPFYNDARLFALDMEEIFEKEWLFAGMSCEIPAKGNFMTLEIGNNPIVIVRGGEGQIHAFHNVCRHRGSRLCTTDKGKVAKLVCPYHQWTYELDGRLLFAGSDMGTNFDLNQFGLKPVHVRTAGGFVFINLSENPSSIDDFLVTLEHYLEPYQMDNVKVAVESSIVEQANWKLVIENNRECYHCNGSHPELLNSLMEFDDTEDPRATDKYKDLVARKQNDWNGEQVPWQLKRFGSRNRITRTPLLDGVVSMTMDGKPACNKLMGRLTSPDMGSLRILHLPNSWNHFMGDHSIVFRVLPLGPQQTMVTTKWLVHKDAVEGVDYDPENMRRVWDATNDQDRKLAEENQRGINSKAYQPGPYSETYEFGVIDFVNWYADRLLENLGSEGASLTLAKAQG; this comes from the coding sequence ATGAACAATTCGTCGGACTACACCCAAAACGATCCGCTGGCCGCCATGCGTGAAGAGACGGTCGAGATGCTCGAGTCACGGGCGCGCACCTACTCCCTGCCGCAGCCGTTTTACAACGACGCGCGGCTGTTCGCGCTCGACATGGAAGAGATCTTCGAGAAGGAGTGGCTGTTCGCGGGCATGAGCTGCGAGATTCCGGCCAAGGGCAACTTCATGACCCTCGAGATCGGCAACAACCCGATCGTCATCGTGCGCGGCGGCGAAGGTCAGATTCACGCCTTTCATAACGTCTGCCGCCACCGCGGCTCAAGGCTTTGCACCACCGACAAGGGCAAGGTCGCCAAGCTCGTGTGCCCCTACCACCAGTGGACCTATGAGCTCGACGGGCGGCTCTTGTTTGCCGGCAGCGACATGGGCACCAACTTCGATCTGAACCAGTTCGGCCTGAAGCCGGTGCACGTGCGCACCGCTGGCGGCTTCGTGTTCATCAATCTCTCCGAGAACCCGTCGTCGATCGACGATTTCCTGGTCACGCTCGAGCACTACCTCGAGCCCTACCAGATGGACAACGTCAAGGTGGCGGTGGAGTCCAGCATCGTCGAGCAGGCGAACTGGAAGCTCGTGATCGAGAACAACCGCGAGTGCTATCACTGCAACGGCTCGCATCCGGAGCTTCTGAACTCGCTGATGGAGTTCGACGACACCGAAGACCCGCGCGCCACCGACAAGTACAAGGACCTGGTCGCCCGCAAGCAAAACGACTGGAACGGCGAGCAGGTGCCCTGGCAGCTCAAGCGCTTTGGTAGCCGCAACCGCATTACGCGCACACCGCTGCTCGACGGCGTGGTCTCCATGACCATGGACGGCAAGCCCGCCTGCAACAAGCTGATGGGCCGACTGACCAGCCCGGACATGGGCTCGCTTCGTATCCTGCACCTGCCCAACTCCTGGAACCACTTCATGGGCGATCACTCGATCGTATTCCGCGTGCTGCCCTTGGGGCCGCAGCAGACCATGGTCACCACCAAGTGGCTGGTGCACAAGGACGCGGTCGAGGGTGTGGATTACGACCCGGAGAATATGCGCCGCGTGTGGGACGCCACCAACGATCAGGACCGCAAGCTTGCCGAAGAGAACCAGCGTGGTATCAACTCAAAGGCCTACCAGCCCGGCCCGTACTCCGAAACCTACGAGTTCGGCGTGATCGACTTCGTCAACTGGTACGCCGATCGCCTGCTGGAGAATCTGGGAAGCGAAGGCGCGTCGCTGACGCTTGCCAAGGCGCAGGGCTAA
- a CDS encoding BCCT family transporter gives MNHEEPVLAPGQDNKQVMGLDFHNPVFPLSALAILLFILYALVYPDAANAQLGLAKNWSIEHFDWLFMIAGNVFVIFCLMLIFLPLGRIRLGGQEAKPEYSRTSWFAMLFAAGMGIGLMFWSVAEPVAYYTDWYGTPLNTPANTPEGASAAMGATMFHWGLHPWAIYAVVGLSLAFFAYNRGLPLTLRSAFYPILGERTRGWAGHVIDILAVLATIFGLATSLGFGATQAASGMAYLFDTPNTIGTQLAIIVVVTVIALISVWRGLDGGVKLFSNINMVIAAILLIFVIAAGPTLAILTGIGTTAVDYASHLLPLSNWVGRDDDTWYHGWTIFYWAWWISWSPFVGMFIARVSKGRTVREFLVAVLLVPTLVTLVWMSAFGGTALFQAENGIGELSNGISDVSLAMFHMLEQLPLTSITSTLAIVLVLVFFITSSDSGSLVIDSITAGGKTDAPKGQRVFWAALEGVIAGVLLYGGGSTALTALQAGAVATGLPFTLVLLLMCASLFMGLQKEWRELNAVPRMAG, from the coding sequence ATGAACCACGAGGAACCTGTTCTGGCGCCCGGCCAGGACAACAAGCAGGTCATGGGGTTGGATTTTCATAACCCCGTCTTTCCCCTCTCCGCACTCGCCATTTTGCTGTTCATTCTCTACGCGCTGGTCTATCCCGACGCGGCCAATGCTCAGCTGGGGCTTGCCAAGAACTGGTCGATCGAGCACTTCGACTGGCTGTTCATGATCGCGGGCAACGTCTTCGTCATCTTCTGCTTGATGCTGATCTTTTTACCGCTGGGGCGCATTCGCCTCGGCGGTCAGGAGGCCAAGCCCGAGTACTCGCGCACCTCCTGGTTTGCGATGCTGTTCGCCGCCGGCATGGGTATCGGGCTGATGTTCTGGAGCGTGGCGGAGCCGGTGGCCTACTACACCGACTGGTACGGCACGCCGCTGAATACGCCCGCCAACACGCCGGAAGGCGCGAGCGCGGCGATGGGCGCGACCATGTTCCACTGGGGGCTGCATCCCTGGGCGATCTACGCCGTGGTCGGGCTGTCGCTGGCGTTTTTCGCCTATAACCGAGGGCTGCCGCTGACGCTGCGCTCGGCGTTCTACCCGATTCTGGGCGAGCGTACCCGCGGCTGGGCAGGGCACGTCATCGATATCCTCGCGGTGCTGGCGACCATCTTCGGCCTGGCGACGTCGCTGGGCTTCGGCGCCACCCAGGCGGCCAGCGGCATGGCATACCTGTTCGACACGCCCAACACCATCGGCACGCAGCTCGCGATCATCGTGGTGGTCACGGTGATCGCGCTGATTTCGGTCTGGCGCGGGCTCGACGGCGGGGTGAAGCTCTTTTCGAACATCAACATGGTGATCGCCGCCATTCTGCTGATCTTCGTGATCGCTGCCGGCCCGACGCTGGCGATCCTGACCGGCATCGGCACCACGGCGGTCGACTACGCCAGCCACCTGCTGCCGCTGTCGAACTGGGTTGGCCGCGACGACGACACCTGGTACCACGGCTGGACCATCTTCTACTGGGCCTGGTGGATCTCCTGGTCACCGTTCGTGGGCATGTTCATCGCACGGGTATCGAAAGGCCGCACGGTGCGCGAGTTTCTGGTCGCAGTGCTGCTGGTGCCGACGCTGGTCACGCTGGTGTGGATGAGCGCCTTCGGCGGAACGGCCTTGTTCCAGGCGGAAAACGGTATCGGCGAGCTTTCCAATGGTATCTCTGATGTTTCGCTTGCCATGTTCCACATGCTCGAGCAGCTGCCGCTGACGTCGATCACCTCGACACTCGCCATCGTGCTGGTGCTGGTGTTCTTCATCACCTCGTCGGACTCGGGGTCGCTCGTGATCGACAGCATCACCGCCGGCGGTAAGACCGACGCGCCGAAAGGCCAGCGGGTGTTCTGGGCCGCGCTCGAAGGCGTGATCGCCGGCGTGCTGCTTTACGGTGGCGGCAGCACCGCGCTGACCGCGCTGCAGGCCGGCGCCGTGGCCACGGGCCTGCCCTTTACGCTGGTGCTCTTGCTAATGTGCGCAAGCCTGTTCATGGGGCTACAGAAGGAGTGGCGGGAGTTGAACGCCGTACCGCGCATGGCGGGATAG
- a CDS encoding sodium:solute symporter family protein, translated as MIYTVAILLSLIGYFVIGHLAGRRVKGLDDYLVAGRNAPTFFILGTLVASYLSTSAFLGETGFAYQGYPFVMLIFAAVSTSGCLLGALVFGRYLRRSGANTVPEFFGKRFASRKVQVIAGLTTIIGLGAYLLGVMQGAGIMFAELTGMPYWVGLVLVWATYTGFILYSGSPGVMLTDTIMFVIFSLAALGGSLYVINDLGGWSGVVEGLLTQTDKPGIALWHGVLEGPDATFSSPGEALAWGLTLGLVWAAVLAASPWQSSRYLMARNEHVVMRSAMLTAVALAVFYALMMVTGAAINLYDTSLDPERSMIWVALNILPTWLGVVILTGVFAAGLSSCSTFLSIIGFSISNDILAASKDEASAMRKSRLAVLAAGLIALILALFQPPAVMSVVWFAATLFASSWGPVALLSIWSTRITAAGAGWGLAVGFVGNVIISLMVQAEWLSLPVYLHPVLLSTLMALIAIAIASRMTRVSPAEREYRAFLHTFDAQSVSGWVSGTRLIALCTMLSGVAIGVFLWRQYAVTLDGFAAQFGLSAGAVQGAFGLAIGCGAMLLLAGGVGFWLVRPKGRGRAARMALSQGR; from the coding sequence ATGATCTACACCGTCGCGATACTGCTGAGCCTGATCGGCTACTTCGTCATCGGCCATCTGGCCGGCCGGCGCGTCAAGGGCCTGGACGACTATCTGGTCGCCGGGCGCAACGCGCCGACCTTCTTCATTCTGGGCACGCTGGTGGCAAGCTATCTCAGCACCAGCGCCTTTCTCGGTGAAACCGGCTTTGCCTACCAGGGCTATCCGTTCGTCATGCTGATCTTCGCCGCGGTCAGCACCTCCGGGTGCCTGTTGGGGGCGCTGGTGTTCGGGCGCTATTTGCGCCGCAGCGGCGCCAACACGGTGCCGGAATTTTTTGGCAAGCGCTTTGCCTCGCGCAAGGTGCAGGTGATTGCGGGGCTGACCACCATCATCGGCCTGGGTGCGTATCTGTTGGGCGTGATGCAGGGCGCGGGCATCATGTTTGCCGAGCTCACCGGCATGCCCTACTGGGTGGGGCTGGTGCTGGTGTGGGCGACCTACACCGGCTTCATCCTCTACTCCGGCTCGCCCGGCGTCATGCTCACCGACACCATCATGTTCGTGATCTTCTCGCTGGCCGCCCTCGGCGGCTCGCTCTACGTCATCAATGACCTGGGCGGCTGGAGCGGCGTGGTCGAGGGGCTTTTGACCCAGACCGACAAGCCCGGCATCGCGCTGTGGCACGGCGTGCTGGAAGGGCCGGACGCCACGTTCTCCTCGCCCGGCGAAGCGCTGGCCTGGGGTCTGACGCTGGGCCTTGTGTGGGCGGCGGTGCTGGCGGCGAGCCCCTGGCAGTCGAGCCGCTACCTGATGGCGCGCAACGAGCACGTGGTGATGCGCTCGGCGATGCTGACCGCGGTGGCGCTGGCCGTGTTCTACGCGCTGATGATGGTGACCGGGGCGGCGATCAATCTTTACGACACGAGCCTCGACCCGGAGCGCTCGATGATCTGGGTGGCGCTCAATATTCTGCCGACCTGGCTTGGCGTGGTGATTTTGACCGGCGTGTTCGCCGCCGGGCTCTCGTCGTGCTCGACGTTTCTGTCGATCATCGGCTTCAGCATCTCCAACGACATTCTGGCCGCCTCGAAAGACGAGGCCTCGGCGATGCGTAAAAGCCGCCTGGCCGTGCTCGCCGCCGGCCTGATCGCGCTGATTCTGGCGCTGTTTCAGCCGCCGGCGGTGATGTCGGTGGTGTGGTTCGCCGCCACGCTCTTCGCCTCCTCCTGGGGGCCGGTAGCGCTTCTGAGCATCTGGAGCACGCGCATCACCGCCGCCGGCGCCGGCTGGGGTCTGGCGGTGGGCTTTGTCGGTAATGTCATCATCTCGCTGATGGTGCAGGCCGAATGGCTCTCGCTTCCGGTCTATCTGCACCCGGTGCTTCTCAGCACGCTGATGGCACTCATTGCCATCGCCATCGCCTCCCGGATGACTCGCGTAAGCCCGGCCGAGCGCGAGTACCGGGCGTTCCTGCACACGTTCGACGCCCAAAGCGTCAGCGGCTGGGTCTCCGGCACACGCTTGATTGCGCTGTGCACCATGCTCTCCGGGGTGGCCATCGGCGTGTTCCTGTGGCGCCAGTACGCGGTGACCCTCGACGGCTTCGCCGCGCAGTTCGGCCTGAGCGCCGGGGCAGTGCAGGGCGCTTTTGGTCTGGCCATTGGCTGCGGCGCCATGTTATTGCTGGCCGGCGGCGTCGGCTTCTGGCTGGTGCGCCCGAAAGGCCGGGGGCGCGCGGCGCGCATGGCGCTGTCCCAGGGCCGCTAG